A window of Planctomycetota bacterium genomic DNA:
GTGTACGTCGAGTTCGCCGTAGCGAACCCGGGCGCGGTCAAGGGGCAGTTCGAGCTGCGTGACCCGGCGAGCGTGTCGCTGATGATCTGGACGACGACGCCGTGGACACTGCCGGCCAACCTCGCGATCGCGGCGGGGCCGAGCGTGGAGTACGCGTTCGTGAAGTTTGATGACGAGGCCAAGGGCCGCATCACGATCGTCGCGGCCGACCTTGTCACCAAACTCTTCGGCGAGCGCGAGCACACCGTCCTCAAGACCGTCCCCGGCGAGCAGATCGTCGGCATGGAATACCGCCATCCGTTCGTCGGGCGGACCGGCAAGGTCTGGGCCGCCGAGTATGTCACGACCACCGAAGGCACCGGCCTGGTCCATACCGCGCCGGGCCACGGCGAGGAGGACTACGGCCTCGGCCGGCAGGTCGGCCTCGACGTGTACTGCCCCGTCCAACCCAACGGCCGCTTCGACTCGACCGCGCCCAACTGGCTCACCGGACTCTCCGTCTGGGAGGCCAACGACGCGATCATCGACAAGCTCGACGAACTCGCGGTGCTGTTCAAGAAGACCGACTACCCCCACAGCTACCCGCACGACTGGCGCAGCAAGACGCCGATCATCTACCGCGCGGCCGAGCAGTGGTTCATCGCGCTCGACAAGCCGTACACCGTCGGCGGCAAGACCGCGACGCTGCGGGAACGTGCCCTGGAATCGCTCGACGCGGTGCGGTTCTTCCCCGACTGGGGCAAGGCCCGCCTGCGTGGGATGCTCGAAAACCGCCCCGACTGGTGCGTCTCGCGGCAACGGGCGTGGGGCCTGCCGATCCCGGTGTTCTACGGCGACGACGGCAAGCCGCTGCTGACGGTCGACAGCGTGAAAGCCGTGAGCAAAGCGTTCGCGCAGCGTGGCAGCGATGCGTGGTTCACCGACGAGCCGAAGGATTTGCTCGGCGGCAGCTTCCGCTACCCGCCGGGCTTTGCGGCGGAGAAGCTCACCAAGGAGACCGACATCTTCGACGTCTGGTTCGAGTCCGGCTCGTCTTGGCGACGCGTGCTCGGCGACAACAACGACCTGCGCTGGCCGGCCGACCTTTACCTCGAAGGCTCCGATCAACACCGCGGGTGGTTCCAGCTGTCGATGCTCTGCTGTCTGGGCGCGTTCGGCATGCCGCCCTTCGATGCGATCCTCACGCATGGCTTCACCGTCAAACCCGACGGCACCAAAATGTCCAAGAGCGACAAGGAGTACGTCACCGCCACCCAGGAGATCGACCGCCACGGCGCCGACCTGCTGCGCCTCTGGACGTGCAGCGTCGACTATCAGGGCGACATGGCGGTCAGCCCGAAGGTGCTGGCCGACTTCGGCGATCGCTACCGCAAGATCCGCAACACGCTGCGGTTTTTGCTGGGAAATGTGAGTGATTTCGACCCGGCGACCGATGCGGTCGACGTCGCTCCTGACTCGCTCGACGGCTGGTTCGCGTGGAAGATCGACGAACTCATCCGCGAGATCACTGCGGCGTACGAGTCGTACAAGACCCACCGCGCCTTCGCCCTGCTCTACGACTTCTGCAACGTCACCGTCAGTACGATCTACGGCAACGCGATGAAGGACCGCCTTTACTGCGAAGCCCCGGACAGCCCGCTGCGTCGGCGGTGTCAGACGGTGCTGCGTCGGGCACTCGAAGCTGTGACGACGCTGCTCGCGCCGATGGCGATCTACACGGCCGATGAGGTGTGGGAGTTCACGCCGAAGACGCCGGACGGGCAGTGGAGCGTGCACCTCGCGGCGTTGCCGAAAGCGGCCGGAATGGCGCAGCGTGATGAATGGGCGACGTTGATGCGTCTGCGCGATGACGCCTTGGGTCAGTTGGAAAAGCTCAAGGCCGACGTCGGATTGAACAAGTCGACCGACGCGGAGGTGCGGTACACACTCACCGCAGAGACGCGGCGCTGGCTCGAACCATATGGCGTCGACCTCGCCGACCTCGTCGCGGCCGGCTCGTGCGGCATCGTGGATGGCGACGTGGACACGGTACAAGTCATCGACCGTCGTGAGGACTACGCCCTGTGTGCCCGAAGCCGCAAGCGTACGCCCGACGTCGGCAGTGACCCGGAGCACCCCGAACTTTCGGCGCGAGATGCGGCCGTGGTGAAATCGCTCTGATTCAAGTAACCGTGTTGCCACGCAACACGAGGCCGACCGCGCCTCGCGTTGCGTGGCAACGCGGCTACTTTGTTATCGCATGAACGAACGTTCGCCCATCGCCGTCCTGCTCTCCGGCTCCGGCAGCACGCTGCAGAACCTCATCGACCACGGCTTTCACATCGCGAAGGTCGTGAGCAGTCGGCCGGGCGTGCGCGGGATCGAACGGGCCGAGGCGGCGGGGATTGCGACAACCATCGTCGAGCGGAAGACCTTCGGGAGTGACGAAGCGTTCAGCGACGCGGTGTTCGCCGAGTGCGAAGGCGCGGGACTGATCTGCATGGCCGGCTGGCTGCGCAAGGTCGTCGTGCCGGCGGCATGGGAAGGCCGGGTGCTCAACGTGCATCCCTCCCTGCTCCCCGCCTTCGGCGGCCCCGGCATGTTCGGCCACCACGTCCACGCCGCCGTCCTCGAACGCGGCTGCAAGATCACCGGCTGCACCGTTCATCTGGTCAACAACGCCCTCGACGAAGGACCCATCCTCGCCCAACAAGCGGTCGAAGTTGCAGACGACGAAACACCAGAGTCACTAGCCAACAAGGTCCAATCCGCCGAGCGCGAGCTCTACCCGAGAACGATCTTGGCCTATCAGCAGCAGGTCGCTATGTTGGGGAAATTATCAAGCCCGAAACGATGCGAGATAACGTCGACCGACTTGTGACTGACACGCCGTTCCAACCATTCGTCTTGTCCTTTGAGAACGGCGAATCAATCCGAATCACTCACCCGCGGCACATTGTGTACCGCATAGACATACCAGGCGAGTACGGTTTCATGGCCGTTCAATCCGGTCGCTTTTTCATCGGCAACTTTGATGGCGTGAACAACATCCAACTGATTGACTACGACACGCAGGCGGCGTCCAAAGGAAGTTCTAACGGACATCACCCCGAATGACCGCCCCCGCTCGGCGTCGTTTGCTTGATCCGATCGCCGGGCTTTGCTTTGAATGCGGCTTTTCCCTTGATCACTTCGCCGTTGTGCCGGTTTTCGCCTGCCGCCCCGTTGGGCGGACTCACCCGCCGCCGCTCGCCCAGCAGCGTCACTCTCGCCTCCTCCAACACTTCGATCTCACGCACCACGCCGCTGCCGCCGGGCAGGTCGGCTGATGGGGCGTTGTCGGCCAGCTCGTAGCGCAACACGCGCAGCGGATACTCCAACTCCAGCGCTTCCGCCGGCGTGTTGCGGGTGTTGGTCATGTGCGTCTGCACCGCCGACGCACCGGCCCGCTCCGCCGACGCGCCGCTGCCACCGGGGACGGTTTCGTAGTAGCTCCAACCGTCACCCGCGAGCGCAAGGCTGTTCATCGACCCGCAGCTCGCCGCCGGGATGAAATCTGGCAACGCCTTCGCCAATGCCGCGAACACGACGTCCACGATCCGCTGACTCGT
This region includes:
- a CDS encoding phosphoribosylglycinamide formyltransferase codes for the protein MNERSPIAVLLSGSGSTLQNLIDHGFHIAKVVSSRPGVRGIERAEAAGIATTIVERKTFGSDEAFSDAVFAECEGAGLICMAGWLRKVVVPAAWEGRVLNVHPSLLPAFGGPGMFGHHVHAAVLERGCKITGCTVHLVNNALDEGPILAQQAVEVADDETPESLANKVQSAERELYPRTILAYQQQVAMLGKLSSPKRCEITSTDL
- the ileS gene encoding isoleucine--tRNA ligase, coding for MSDTKSYKDTLNLPKTDFPMKAALVTREPQRLANWQEHGLYDALMAAREDADLFVLHDGPPFANGDIHLGHVVNKVLKDVVLRYKSMAGFKTPYVPGWDCHGLPIEHKIQQKLGPKLREMSKPDVRKLCHEHAQKFIDIQSKQFQRLGILGDWANPYATMAPAYEASTLEVFAKFVEHGLVYKQLKPVAWSIENRTALADAELEYADRTDPSVYVEFAVANPGAVKGQFELRDPASVSLMIWTTTPWTLPANLAIAAGPSVEYAFVKFDDEAKGRITIVAADLVTKLFGEREHTVLKTVPGEQIVGMEYRHPFVGRTGKVWAAEYVTTTEGTGLVHTAPGHGEEDYGLGRQVGLDVYCPVQPNGRFDSTAPNWLTGLSVWEANDAIIDKLDELAVLFKKTDYPHSYPHDWRSKTPIIYRAAEQWFIALDKPYTVGGKTATLRERALESLDAVRFFPDWGKARLRGMLENRPDWCVSRQRAWGLPIPVFYGDDGKPLLTVDSVKAVSKAFAQRGSDAWFTDEPKDLLGGSFRYPPGFAAEKLTKETDIFDVWFESGSSWRRVLGDNNDLRWPADLYLEGSDQHRGWFQLSMLCCLGAFGMPPFDAILTHGFTVKPDGTKMSKSDKEYVTATQEIDRHGADLLRLWTCSVDYQGDMAVSPKVLADFGDRYRKIRNTLRFLLGNVSDFDPATDAVDVAPDSLDGWFAWKIDELIREITAAYESYKTHRAFALLYDFCNVTVSTIYGNAMKDRLYCEAPDSPLRRRCQTVLRRALEAVTTLLAPMAIYTADEVWEFTPKTPDGQWSVHLAALPKAAGMAQRDEWATLMRLRDDALGQLEKLKADVGLNKSTDAEVRYTLTAETRRWLEPYGVDLADLVAAGSCGIVDGDVDTVQVIDRREDYALCARSRKRTPDVGSDPEHPELSARDAAVVKSL